A window of the Deinococcus fonticola genome harbors these coding sequences:
- a CDS encoding ABC transporter permease yields the protein MPFLLGTALVLFLILPVLVLLVRGLTASFWPTLGSPVVLDALRVSLLTTGITLLLTVLLVTPIAWLLARFDFPGKTVLDTLLDLPIVLPPVVAGVGLLLTFGRSGLLGPPLQLAGISVAFSPAAVVMAQLFVSAPFYLRTAKAGFLAVQREVEEAAQTDGADHWGVFRYVTWPLAFPFLLEGLVLTWARALGEFGATILFAGSLQGKTRTITLAIYSAMESDLAPALVLSAVMVLVAFTMLLLVRIITRDRKS from the coding sequence TTGCCATTCCTGCTGGGGACGGCGCTGGTGCTGTTCCTGATTCTGCCGGTGCTGGTGCTGCTGGTCCGTGGCCTTACCGCGTCGTTCTGGCCGACCCTGGGCAGCCCGGTGGTGCTCGATGCGCTGCGGGTGAGCCTGCTGACCACGGGCATCACGTTGCTGTTGACGGTGCTGCTGGTCACGCCCATCGCCTGGCTGCTGGCCCGCTTCGATTTTCCGGGCAAGACTGTGCTGGACACCCTGCTTGACCTCCCTATCGTGCTTCCCCCGGTGGTGGCTGGCGTGGGGCTGCTGCTGACTTTCGGACGCAGTGGTCTGCTGGGGCCTCCGCTGCAACTGGCGGGAATCAGCGTGGCCTTCTCGCCCGCCGCCGTGGTCATGGCCCAACTCTTTGTTTCCGCGCCCTTTTACCTGCGCACCGCAAAAGCGGGGTTTCTGGCCGTGCAGCGCGAAGTCGAGGAGGCCGCGCAGACCGACGGTGCAGACCACTGGGGAGTCTTCCGTTACGTGACCTGGCCGCTGGCTTTCCCCTTCCTGCTGGAAGGACTGGTGCTGACCTGGGCGCGGGCGCTGGGCGAGTTCGGCGCGACCATCCTGTTTGCGGGTTCCTTACAGGGAAAAACGCGCACCATCACGCTGGCGATCTACTCCGCGATGGAATCCGATCTCGCCCCGGCGCTGGTGCTGTCGGCCGTGATGGTGCTGGTGGCTTTCACAATGCTGCTGCTGGTCAGGATCATCACCAGAGACAGAAAGAGCTGA